The following nucleotide sequence is from Lacinutrix sp. Hel_I_90.
TATACTTAATCCCTTTTAAATCTATAACCTCTTGTGTGTTTGCTGAAGATTTACCACGACGGTTAGGTGTATATATTGAAGTGAAGTTTAAGCTATGTTTATCGTTAATCTTCTTTTCAACAGACGCAAAAAATGAATTAGAATCATATAAGGTTGCATCCTGATACCCTTCATCTCCCCAACGGCGACCCATCATTATAGTGTATGCCCAACCATCTTCCATTAAACCAGAGGCATAACTTGCCATTAAACGGTTGGTATAACTACGGTTTGAAGAAGAATAGGTGATACGTCCACCTTCTCTATAATCTGAAGCTTTCGTATTAATATTAGTCGTTCCTAAAACCCCGCCAAAACCGTAATCTGAAGGCTTTAACCCTACTGTTAGTTCTTGGTTACGTACCACATCATTCAATCCGCCCCAGTTACTCCATTGTGGTCTTCCGGTATCGAACTTATTCATTTCAATTCCGTTTATTAAAACAGAACCGTTATCTGAATCTAACCCTCTTACTCTAAAGAAAGAAGAACTAAATTCGAAAGCAGCAGTACGTTGAAAAATATCTTGTGAAGAAGATAATAATCCAGAGATATTGTCTGAACCACTGGTATCATCATTTAATTCGTCGTCTGATAAGGTAATGGTAAATAAATCAGCTTGACTTCCTCTGTCTATTTCGAGAGTCATATCCTGAATGTCTACGGTTTTGCCTTCGTTTACCACAATAGGATAGCGTTTAGGTAAAAATCCCGGTTTTGAGATTTTAAGCATTTGCTCGCCAAAGGGCACGGGTTGAGAAAATTTAAACTGACCCAAGCCATCGGTTTTTTCAGTTTGTCCTGTTTCTTCAACAGTAATGGTAACGTCTGGAATTGGCTCATTTGTAACAGCGTCTTTAACACTTCCTTTTACAACAGTATCTTGAGCGAAAGCTGTAAAGATTGAGCAGATTCCGAATAAAAAAATAAAAAAACTTTTTTTCATGTCTGAAATTATAGTTAATAATAGTTTTGTGTGCCGTAAGTATTTAATATTTAAGGCGTGCAAAGTTACATTTTTTATAATAAATATTTACTTTTGGCAAGCCTTTTGAATTAGAGGTAACAAAAACATAACTTACAAACTAAATGAAACACCTAAACACTTGGCTTGCAGCCCTTTTAATAGTTGTCTTTTTTAATGCAAACGCACAAGAAAAAAAGACCTTTAAAATTCATACTGTAGCTTTTTACAATCTTGAAAACCTATTTGACACTATAAATGATCCAACAAAAAACGATGAGGCGAGCCCGATGATGGAAATAAAAGCCGACCGTGAGGACATCTATAAAAAGAAAGTACATAACATGGCGCGCGTCATTTCAGATATTGGCTATGAAACTGCTGGAAACGCTCCTGCTCTTATTGGCATCTGTGAAGTTGAAAATGTTAATGTCGTTGAAGATGTTGCTAATGATCCTTTGCTACTGGCTAAAGATTATGGCATTGTGCATTTTGAATCACCAGACCGGCGTGGTATTGATGTCGGCTTAATGTATCAAAAGGCCTTGTTTCAACCCATTTCTAAAAGTTCACATACCTTAAAAATATATGACGATCAAACCAGAAAGCGGGTCTATACCAGAGACCAATTATTAGTCTCTGGAAAATTAGATGGTGAATTAATTCACGTCATTGTTAGTCACTGGCCGTCAAGAAGTGGCGGAGAAGCCAGAAGTCGTTCTAAACGTGTTGCCGCTGCAAAATTAAACAAACGAATTATTGATTCGTTACAGGTTATCGACCCTTATGCTAAAATTATTACCATGGGTGATTTAAATGATGACCCAACAAACGAAAGTGTAAAAGACGTTTTACAAGCAAAAAATAAGAAGAGTAAAGTTAAATTAAAAGGCATATATAATCCTTATATAGATCTATTTAAAAAGAAAGGCTTAGGCACAACGGCCTACAGAGATGCTTGGAGCTTATTTGACCAGATCATGTTTACTAAACCTTTAATTGATGAAGGTTATGAGTCTTTTAAATTTTATCAAGCAGGCATTTATAATAAATACTATCTCGTAAATAAACAAGGCCGTTATAAAGGGTATCCTTTAAGAAGCTTTGCTGACGGTGGTTTCACAGATGGGTTTAGTGATCACTTTCCTGTTTATATTTATTTGATTAAAGAGGTGAAGTAATTAAAACTACACAGACTTAAATAAAAAAAGCGATTCAAGTTTGAATCGTTTTTTTTTATTGACTTAGCATAGGTTATCCACTTTACAGAACTGTTTGATAGGCTTTACGTGACTGTAAAACAATAAAAACTCCTACAGTTCTGTAAAAGCTTTCTCTTAACCTTTATTGCTCTACACGGCACGAAGTTACAAATTGCGCACAGCACTCTGCCTAGAACTGGATTTATTTGATTAAGGAAGTAAAAGAGACCAATTCTGATGAGTAACGATATACTCCTATAAAATAAAAAAGAGACTGCCTAAAAAGACTTTTAAATTTACTTTGTCAGGTTGCCCTTGTCGAAACCAATATTGACCACCAGTAGGTTAAAATATTTCGACAGGCTCAATATGACAATGAACTCGTCTTTTTAGACCGCCGCTTATTTATTACAGATATTCTATAATCCATTGCTAGGATTATAAATTAAACCATTGACGCCATGATTACTTAATAATCACTAAAGCTAAAGCGATGGTATAAAAAATAGGCACTATTAAAATAAACACTATTACGGTACGAAGTTGCAAGCTTCGCACAGCTGGCTGTGTATTTCTGCTATGATGTTATAGCTTTTGCTGAATAGGTTAGGTAGTAAATAAACCTGTTTTCCAGTGCTCTGGCGTTTTAAGAATATTGTTTTGTTTTGATTTTATTTTCCATAATGATAACGGCAAGCTGCTATGAATATTTGATCATTATCATATTTATAGACCAACCGATGTTCTGATGTTATCCGTCTTGACCAATAGCCTTGCAGATCACCTTTTAAAGCTTCGGGTTTCCCTATACCTTCAAAAGGTGTTCGCATACAACTTTTAATGAGTTCATTAATTCGTTTTACTATTTTCTTATCGACTTTCTGCCAATACAAATAATCTTCCCAGGAAGAAGTAGACCAGGTTAACTTCATTTATTCAATTAAGTCTTTTTGAACTCCCTTACCCGCTTCCAGTTCTTTGATAGATTTTAATAAAATATCTCTATTCTTTCCTGTTAACAAATAGGTCGTTTCCTTTAACGAGTTGTACTCATCCAAAGATATTAAAACAAGATCTTTACCGCTTTTACGTTTGATGACGATATCGCTCACATCGTTGACTACTTTGTCTAACCAATGCTTCAAATTTGAACGAAAGTCTGTATAATTTACTGTTTCCATAACACAAAGATATATAAACGCACTTAATTAAGTACTTTTAATTTAATATTTAACTCAACGGATAGAACTCATTTACAGCTTGGTATAAACTTTCAAGATTATTCTGTTTGTAGCTTTCCGTTGATAATATATATTTATGGACGAAACTCTATAAGGTTTTGACCTTTAAAAAAATTATAGTTTTCCTTTTTATTGAAACTTAGTATATGAATTTAAATACTGACCTCTTAACTTATATAATAATAAAAATCACACATGAGCATCGGAAATCTCACTCCAAATTAAATGGATCGAAACCATTTAAAAACTGAAATATTATGGAGAATTGATTTTATAAAATTCCTATCATTGTAAATTAATAATAGGTCACAGAATAAGTTGTAAACTTTTTTAGGACGAGACAGGTTTCCTTATTTTTCCATATTTTCTACTTGATGGCATCGATTACAAAATCCGCGCTATCGGGTTTTTCTTACTCGTAACGCCACTCGTTAAAAACGAGCGGTAGCCGTTAATTTGACATACTAGCGCCATCAGGGGGCAGTAATACCTGTAAATAAATAATATAAAAAAAGCTCTTACATCTCTGTAAAAGCTTTCTCTTAATATTTATTGCTCTACACGGCACGAAGTTCAAACGTCGCACAGCACTCTGACTAGAACTGGATTTATTTGATTAAGGAAGTGAAAGAGACCAATTCTGATGAGTAACGACATACTCCTATAAAATAAAAAAGAGACTGCCTAAAAAGACTTTTAAATTTACTTTATCAGGTTGCCCTTGTCGAAACCAATATTGATCACCAGTAGGTTAAAATATTTCGACAGGCTCAATATGACAATGAACTCGTCTTTTTAGACCGCCGCTTATTTATTACAGCTATTCTATCATCCATTGCTAGGATTACAAATTAAACCATTGACTCCATGGTAACTTAATAATCACTAATGCTAAAGCGATGGTATAAAAAATAGCGAGTGGTTTTAGTTTACCGGCAGATGTTAGTTTCTTTTTATGTTTAGAATAACCAATGGTAATTAAGGCCACTGCAATAATCATGGTTAACGGATGTTCTACCGCATTAGAGCGTAAAGCATCATTACCCATAACGTCTTTCATTGTGCTCTCTCCAAAATAATCTGCAGCAAACCACAAGACAATTCCTATTAATAACTGAATGTGTGATACGATTAAGGTGAATAACGCAATCCTGAAATCTTTAGGGTCATATTCTTTTTTACCAAAGTGTTTTATAAGCGCATTTGCAGCCGCAATAATCATCATTAAAAAGACTAAATAAGCCCAATACGAGTGCAGCATTTTTACTGTTGAAAGCATAGTTTTTATTTTATAATTAGTTTAGAAACAAATGTAGTAATTATTAGGCATAAAAAAACCGCTTCATAAATGAAGCGGTTTTATGACTAAATAATTTTTAGTGATTAGAAATTATAACGCATACTAACGTTCCATGTTCTTCCATAACCTAATCTTACACCATTACTAACATTTACTCCTTTATAAGTTACATCTCCTTCTTCTGCATGTATATTAGTTCTCGAATTTTCAATATAAACTTCGTCAAAAAGGTTATTGATATTAACTCTAAACTGTAAAGAATTTTGAGCTTCCTTTCCTAACAACCACTTGTAAGACATACCAAAGTCTACAGTATCATAAGATGGTAGTTTAATAGCACCTCTGTTATCCTCTTCTTCAAACTCATCCGCTCCAAAAGTAGCATTACCATATAAATTATCATATTGATTCCAGTTAGCATCTAACTTAAAGCGTGGTAATATTTCGTAATCTGCATTTACTCCAGCTGTAAATTGTGCTGCTTGGCCAATTTTAACACCATCAATATAGCTCTCATTTCCAGTTGATATTACATTACCATCCTCATCACTTCTAGTCACCGTTACATTTCCATCATATTCCCAATTTCCTACAGAAACATATCCATTTACATTTAATTTATCAAATGGTTTAGTAAACACTTCTAATTCGATTCCTGAGTGAACCTGTGTTAAAGGACTTGTTTGATCAAAAGCATCAAAAAGACCATCAGAAGGATTAAATGCCGGGTCTGTAGAAGGAACAGAAGTATTAATTGGCAATCCATTTGCTCCCAATGTATCCTCGGCACTGTATTCTATTCTATCATCCCAGATAGTATAATACAGGTTTAAGTTCGCCGAAATTCTATCACCCAAAAATTTATAACCAGCTTCAAATCCAGTAATCTTTTGATTAGTATCTGCAAGAGGATTTAATTGATTTCCACCTCTATCATCTACGAATAAATCACTATGGTAAGGTTGTCTTGAATAATATCCTGCGTTTACAAAAACAATATTACTTTCATTTATATTATAAGCACCACCCAATTTAACATTGAATCCTGGATTTGTAACTTTTTCAGAATCTTCAGATTGACCTTCATTAGCTGCGTTTAAGAATTCTGTTCTTACGTGTGATTGAGAAGAGGCAGATCCTTGAAAGAATGCAGAAAACTCATCATTAGAATACTCTAATTGACCAAATACGCCTGCGTAATTGATTTGTTCTTCGTAGTCGTAACCAAAACGCTGTGCATGATCATCGTTTGGATTAAAAGTAACATCCCAAGGATTGACACCTCCGTAAGCATCTGTTAATTCATATGAACCTCCATTGTATACACTAAATGCTGAAACAGAATCTACAGTTATAAATTCTCTAACATCTCTAAAGT
It contains:
- a CDS encoding endonuclease yields the protein MKHLNTWLAALLIVVFFNANAQEKKTFKIHTVAFYNLENLFDTINDPTKNDEASPMMEIKADREDIYKKKVHNMARVISDIGYETAGNAPALIGICEVENVNVVEDVANDPLLLAKDYGIVHFESPDRRGIDVGLMYQKALFQPISKSSHTLKIYDDQTRKRVYTRDQLLVSGKLDGELIHVIVSHWPSRSGGEARSRSKRVAAAKLNKRIIDSLQVIDPYAKIITMGDLNDDPTNESVKDVLQAKNKKSKVKLKGIYNPYIDLFKKKGLGTTAYRDAWSLFDQIMFTKPLIDEGYESFKFYQAGIYNKYYLVNKQGRYKGYPLRSFADGGFTDGFSDHFPVYIYLIKEVK
- a CDS encoding Txe/YoeB family addiction module toxin encodes the protein MKLTWSTSSWEDYLYWQKVDKKIVKRINELIKSCMRTPFEGIGKPEALKGDLQGYWSRRITSEHRLVYKYDNDQIFIAACRYHYGK
- a CDS encoding type II toxin-antitoxin system Phd/YefM family antitoxin — its product is METVNYTDFRSNLKHWLDKVVNDVSDIVIKRKSGKDLVLISLDEYNSLKETTYLLTGKNRDILLKSIKELEAGKGVQKDLIE